In one Sulfitobacter sp. LCG007 genomic region, the following are encoded:
- a CDS encoding adenosylcobinamide-GDP ribazoletransferase: protein MTASRERVGTDVLYDTCQARMTEMRVAAALLTRLPLRPLPAAAYENSARAAWAYPLAGLAVSLLAGLAASLLLFWGCGPAISAGFYLMVVALLTGALHEDGLADCADGFWGGATPARRLEIMKDSHIGSYGTLALILVIGLRWSACAALLPLGIAPLLSASVLSRAMMPLLMRWLANARPSGLSQRTGRPRMSVAIAGVAIGVAVSVVLTGTAGVAAALAALAITLAIARLAVAKIRGQTGDVLGACQQLAEVGALICFVALT from the coding sequence ATGACGGCAAGCCGCGAAAGGGTCGGAACGGACGTGCTTTACGACACCTGCCAGGCCCGGATGACGGAAATGCGTGTTGCCGCGGCCCTTCTGACGCGACTGCCCCTGCGGCCCCTGCCCGCGGCTGCCTATGAGAACAGCGCCAGGGCGGCATGGGCCTATCCCTTGGCCGGTCTGGCGGTTTCGCTCCTGGCCGGGCTGGCGGCATCCCTGCTGCTCTTCTGGGGCTGCGGGCCGGCCATTTCCGCAGGCTTCTACCTGATGGTGGTGGCCCTGCTCACAGGCGCCCTGCACGAGGACGGGCTTGCAGATTGCGCGGACGGCTTCTGGGGCGGAGCAACTCCGGCGCGGCGGCTCGAGATCATGAAGGACAGCCACATCGGCAGCTATGGCACGCTTGCGCTGATCCTCGTCATCGGTCTGCGGTGGAGCGCCTGCGCGGCCTTGCTGCCTCTGGGGATCGCCCCGCTGCTGTCCGCGTCCGTCCTGTCGCGCGCGATGATGCCGCTGCTGATGCGCTGGCTCGCCAATGCAAGGCCCTCCGGCCTGTCGCAAAGGACCGGGCGCCCGAGAATGTCGGTGGCGATCGCCGGTGTCGCCATCGGCGTCGCGGTTTCGGTGGTCCTGACCGGCACGGCCGGTGTTGCAGCGGCGCTCGCCGCGCTGGCCATTACCCTCGCCATCGCCCGACTGGCGGTGGCAAAGATCAGGGGACAGACCGGCGACGTGCTCGGCGCCTGCCAGCAACTCGCCGAAGTCGGCGCTCTGATCTGCTTCGTGGCGCTGACCTGA
- the cobT gene encoding nicotinate-nucleotide--dimethylbenzimidazole phosphoribosyltransferase: MFSDFSDLAGFRQILEDLPEQDADATAAASARNAQLTKPPASLGRLEEIAIWYAGWRGAERPQLQAPQVIVFAGNHGVAARGVSAFPAAVTAQMVANFKAGGAAINQLADTFGARLDVIALSLEEPTGDFTHGPAMSEGELVAALQTGWAAVDADADLLVTGEMGIGNTTPAAALACALFGGAAADWVGRGTGVDAAGLARKAAVVEEGVALHAADGDGVDMLGRLGGREIAAMAGAILRARVLRIPVLLDGFICCAAAACLERARPGALDHCVAGHRSAEQAHVRLLELLGKAPLLDLGLRLGEGSGAALAIGVLKGAIACHSGMASFGEAGVSEG, translated from the coding sequence ATGTTTTCCGATTTTTCCGACCTTGCCGGCTTCCGGCAGATCCTTGAGGACCTGCCGGAACAGGATGCGGACGCGACCGCTGCGGCCAGCGCGCGCAACGCGCAACTCACCAAGCCACCCGCGTCGCTGGGTCGGCTCGAGGAAATCGCGATCTGGTATGCGGGATGGCGCGGGGCCGAGCGTCCACAGCTGCAAGCACCTCAGGTCATTGTATTTGCGGGCAATCATGGTGTGGCCGCGCGGGGTGTCTCGGCATTTCCGGCAGCGGTGACCGCGCAGATGGTGGCGAATTTCAAGGCCGGCGGCGCGGCGATCAATCAGCTTGCCGATACATTCGGGGCGCGGCTCGACGTCATCGCGCTTTCGCTTGAGGAACCGACAGGCGATTTCACCCACGGCCCCGCAATGTCGGAGGGCGAACTGGTCGCCGCCCTGCAGACGGGCTGGGCTGCGGTCGATGCGGATGCGGATTTGCTTGTGACCGGGGAGATGGGGATCGGCAACACGACCCCGGCTGCGGCGCTTGCCTGTGCGCTGTTCGGCGGCGCGGCGGCGGACTGGGTCGGGCGAGGCACCGGGGTCGACGCGGCGGGTCTGGCGCGCAAGGCTGCGGTCGTGGAAGAGGGCGTTGCCCTTCACGCCGCTGATGGAGACGGCGTCGACATGCTCGGACGTCTGGGCGGGCGCGAAATCGCGGCCATGGCGGGTGCCATCCTGCGCGCCCGCGTGCTTCGCATCCCGGTACTCCTCGACGGATTCATCTGCTGCGCCGCCGCCGCCTGTCTCGAACGGGCGCGCCCGGGCGCTCTCGATCATTGCGTGGCGGGGCACCGCAGCGCCGAGCAGGCGCATGTCAGATTGCTGGAGCTGCTCGGCAAAGCGCCGCTGCTCGATCTGGGTCTGCGCCTGGGCGAGGGATCGGGCGCCGCGCTTGCCATCGGCGTGTTGAAGGGCGCGATCGCCTGCCACAGCGGAATGGCGAGCTTCGGCGAGGCGGGCGTGTCGGAAGGGTGA
- a CDS encoding CarD family transcriptional regulator, whose amino-acid sequence MTKSKTHDFRPNEFVVYPAHGVGQIISIEQQEVAGISLELFVISFEKDKMTLRVPTHKAMEIGMRALSSPDVITHAMKTLKGKAKVKRAMWSRRAQEYEQKINSGDLIAIAEVVRDLHRTDDQREQSYSERQLYEAALERLTREVAAVSGGDELAAAKQVGDVLESRVAA is encoded by the coding sequence ATGACAAAATCGAAGACTCACGATTTCCGCCCGAACGAATTTGTGGTGTATCCGGCCCACGGCGTCGGACAGATCATCTCGATCGAACAGCAGGAAGTGGCGGGCATTTCCCTCGAGCTTTTCGTCATCTCATTCGAGAAGGACAAGATGACGCTCCGGGTACCGACCCACAAGGCGATGGAGATCGGCATGCGCGCGCTCAGCTCGCCCGATGTGATCACCCATGCCATGAAGACGCTGAAGGGCAAGGCCAAGGTCAAGCGCGCCATGTGGTCGCGCCGGGCACAGGAATACGAACAGAAGATCAACTCGGGCGACCTCATCGCGATCGCCGAGGTGGTGCGCGACCTTCATCGCACCGACGATCAGCGCGAGCAGAGCTATTCCGAACGCCAGCTTTACGAAGCAGCGCTCGAGCGGCTGACCCGCGAAGTCGCTGCCGTCAGCGGCGGCGATGAACTCGCAGCGGCCAAGCAGGTCGGCGATGTTCTTGAAAGCCGCGTCGCAGCCTGA
- a CDS encoding cation:proton antiporter has protein sequence MEGFLYQASVYLAAAVIAVPLAARLGLGSVLGYLAAGIMVGPVLGLVGSETQDLQHFAEFGVVMMLFLIGLELEPRALWDMRHKLIGLGGLQIALCTLAITGIGLAYHQPFGVALAVGLTLSLSSTAIVLQTLSEKGLMQTGGGRSVFSVLLTQDIAVIPILAFLPLLAVGIPVRITDDGSIALGAEDAHHTDGHALSLVDGLPGWGVTLVTIGAVAAVILAGVFLTRPVFRFIHASRLREMYTALALLIVVGISFLMTLVGLSPALGAFIAGVVLASSEFRHELETDLEPFKGLLLGLFFITVGAGINFGLLFSNMPAIVSMAILLAIVKGLILWGLGYMFRLRGKDLWLFALGLAQAGEFGFVLTAFSEQQGVMPSSVAATLLLVIALSMLITPLLFILYDLISRRSEAAVERPDDDEIDEEGPVIIAGIGRFGQIVNRLVQANGFHTVVLDNDMETIAVMRRFGFKGFLGDPTRPDILRAAGIATARVLVVALDDRDASTRLVAYARKIRPDLHIVARAYDRTHVYRLYQAGANDIVRELFDSSLRAGRYALENLGLSEYEAHEAERIFYEHDRLTVRELAELWDPAIPTSQNAAYVARSRQLQKDLETAILSQKSEKKRAS, from the coding sequence ATGGAAGGCTTTCTCTACCAGGCATCGGTCTATCTTGCCGCCGCGGTGATCGCGGTGCCCCTCGCCGCGCGTCTCGGTCTCGGGTCGGTGCTGGGATATCTCGCCGCCGGCATCATGGTGGGGCCGGTGCTCGGCCTGGTGGGCAGCGAAACCCAGGACCTTCAGCACTTCGCCGAGTTCGGCGTCGTGATGATGCTGTTTCTGATCGGACTGGAACTCGAACCGCGCGCGCTCTGGGACATGCGCCACAAGCTGATCGGGCTCGGCGGGCTTCAGATCGCTCTGTGCACCCTCGCGATCACCGGCATCGGACTTGCGTATCACCAGCCGTTCGGAGTGGCGCTGGCCGTCGGCCTGACGCTTTCGCTGAGTTCAACCGCCATCGTGCTCCAGACACTGTCCGAGAAGGGACTGATGCAGACCGGCGGGGGGCGCTCTGTCTTCTCCGTCCTGCTGACGCAGGATATCGCGGTGATCCCGATCCTCGCCTTCCTGCCGCTGCTTGCGGTCGGGATACCCGTACGCATAACCGATGACGGATCGATCGCGCTCGGGGCCGAGGATGCCCACCACACGGATGGCCATGCGTTGTCGCTTGTTGACGGTCTGCCCGGCTGGGGCGTCACGCTCGTCACCATCGGAGCCGTCGCAGCGGTGATCCTTGCCGGGGTTTTCCTGACCCGGCCGGTCTTCCGCTTCATCCATGCGTCCCGGCTGCGCGAGATGTATACTGCGCTCGCGCTTCTGATCGTCGTGGGCATTTCCTTCCTGATGACCCTCGTCGGACTTTCGCCGGCCCTCGGCGCCTTCATCGCCGGCGTGGTGCTGGCAAGCAGCGAATTCCGCCACGAACTCGAAACCGACCTCGAACCCTTCAAGGGCCTGCTGCTCGGCCTCTTCTTCATCACCGTCGGCGCCGGGATCAATTTCGGCCTGCTGTTCTCGAACATGCCGGCGATCGTGTCGATGGCCATCCTGCTTGCCATCGTGAAAGGGCTCATCCTCTGGGGGCTCGGCTACATGTTCCGCCTGCGCGGCAAGGATCTGTGGCTTTTCGCACTCGGTCTCGCACAGGCCGGCGAGTTCGGATTCGTGCTCACCGCCTTTTCGGAACAGCAGGGGGTGATGCCAAGCAGCGTCGCGGCGACGTTGCTTCTGGTGATCGCGCTTTCGATGCTGATCACCCCGCTGCTGTTCATCCTCTACGACCTGATCTCGCGCCGCTCCGAGGCCGCGGTCGAACGTCCCGACGACGACGAGATCGACGAGGAGGGACCGGTCATCATCGCGGGAATCGGCCGCTTCGGGCAGATCGTGAACCGGCTTGTCCAGGCCAACGGCTTCCATACCGTGGTGCTGGACAACGATATGGAAACCATCGCCGTCATGCGCCGCTTCGGCTTCAAGGGGTTCCTCGGAGACCCCACCCGACCGGACATCCTGCGTGCAGCCGGCATCGCGACGGCACGGGTTCTGGTGGTCGCGCTTGACGACAGGGATGCCTCGACCCGCCTCGTGGCCTACGCGCGCAAGATCCGGCCGGACCTGCACATCGTCGCCCGGGCCTATGACCGCACGCATGTCTACCGCCTGTATCAGGCCGGCGCGAACGACATCGTGCGGGAACTCTTCGACAGCTCGCTGCGGGCCGGACGCTACGCGCTGGAAAACCTCGGGCTCAGCGAATACGAGGCGCATGAAGCCGAACGGATCTTCTACGAACACGACCGTCTGACGGTGCGCGAACTGGCCGAACTGTGGGATCCAGCCATCCCCACATCGCAGAACGCGGCATATGTTGCGCGCTCGCGCCAGCTCCAGAAGGATCTGGAGACCGCGATCCTCAGCCAGAAATCGGAGAAGAAGCGCGCGTCGTGA